The following proteins are co-located in the Pyrococcus abyssi GE5 genome:
- a CDS encoding PIN domain-containing protein — protein MNKDRAFIIAEEVFNSVNFIEDYEIYELAFLIAFETGCRAIDSFYIATAKVRDAILVSNDRAQVESARKFGVNAFYLIEEFEEIKKKLNE, from the coding sequence ATGAATAAAGACAGAGCTTTTATTATTGCAGAGGAAGTCTTTAATAGCGTTAACTTTATTGAAGACTATGAAATTTATGAGCTTGCGTTCTTGATAGCCTTTGAAACCGGATGTAGGGCGATAGACTCTTTCTACATTGCTACTGCAAAAGTTAGAGATGCTATCCTTGTATCGAACGATAGGGCTCAAGTTGAAAGTGCTAGAAAATTTGGAGTTAATGCCTTCTATCTAATCGAAGAGTTCGAGGAAATAAAGAAAAAGCTGAATGAATAG
- a CDS encoding antitoxin family protein: protein MEVIEVVYEDGVFKPLKKIKLKEGTRGVVVVRLPKQISEIAKKYRIKVREDVLEEFLEERR from the coding sequence ATGGAGGTTATTGAGGTTGTTTATGAAGACGGCGTTTTTAAGCCGTTGAAGAAGATTAAGCTTAAGGAGGGAACGAGGGGGGTTGTTGTTGTAAGATTACCAAAGCAAATATCCGAGATAGCAAAGAAGTACAGGATAAAGGTAAGGGAGGATGTCCTTGAGGAGTTCTTGGAGGAGAGAAGATGA
- a CDS encoding DUF2118 family protein — MSRLPQLYVEVPKEECLEGRKVKHECIIIQDNLEVKLGEGDEIPDFVDLDRAKFLAKEIYDRFHFYVDQYEHRMKVDAIIVYPDRRTKIYLKKGDELLLLPVEGYVVTLIADVGNRVRKGDAFAAVTTRKGEVHYLKPPRPGTVVYIDEFTNRPHYVYYILPEL; from the coding sequence ATGAGCAGGTTGCCACAGTTGTACGTTGAGGTTCCCAAGGAGGAGTGCCTCGAGGGTAGGAAGGTTAAGCACGAGTGCATAATAATACAGGATAACTTGGAGGTGAAGCTAGGGGAAGGAGACGAGATTCCAGATTTCGTAGACTTGGATAGGGCTAAGTTCCTGGCCAAGGAGATATACGACAGGTTCCACTTCTACGTTGACCAGTACGAGCACAGGATGAAAGTCGATGCCATAATAGTCTACCCCGACAGGAGGACGAAGATTTACTTGAAGAAGGGTGATGAGCTGTTGCTGTTGCCCGTGGAAGGTTACGTCGTGACGTTGATTGCCGACGTTGGGAACAGGGTTAGGAAGGGAGATGCCTTTGCGGCGGTAACTACTAGGAAGGGGGAGGTTCACTACCTGAAGCCTCCGAGGCCTGGAACAGTAGTTTACATAGACGAGTTCACGAACAGGCCCCACTACGTCTATTACATACTCCCCGAGCTTTGA
- a CDS encoding GNAT family N-acetyltransferase, producing the protein MQIREARPEDRPFIEDISRLTWEGEDYLAKVFDDWLGDNFYVLEVEGKVVGTVKLTILPGKVGWLEGLRVHPEYRGRGYGRVLHNFMLDLGKRLAQEGKIKALEFATYFFNKASISLAEKTGFYVKAKFFVFGAKTESFEPEEPTKVDLELKHLTLGIIPVGWRFVRRSEEAVDWIKKNAELYEINGVYFLASKLWTVFTPLDVGLPLLKLMLPGMAWVARERGEEEFEVMLPSGVKPLLPGIKRLNLYLWDETENPNVLVFRKEVRV; encoded by the coding sequence ATGCAGATACGGGAAGCTAGGCCCGAGGATAGACCGTTCATAGAGGATATATCGAGGCTAACCTGGGAGGGGGAGGATTACTTGGCTAAGGTCTTCGACGACTGGTTGGGAGACAACTTCTACGTCCTGGAGGTTGAGGGGAAAGTCGTGGGAACGGTTAAGTTGACGATCCTCCCGGGAAAGGTGGGATGGCTAGAAGGACTTAGGGTTCACCCGGAGTACAGGGGGAGAGGCTACGGAAGGGTTTTGCACAACTTCATGCTTGACTTGGGCAAGAGGTTAGCCCAGGAAGGTAAGATAAAGGCCCTGGAGTTCGCAACGTACTTCTTTAATAAAGCTAGCATCTCATTAGCTGAGAAAACGGGATTCTATGTTAAGGCTAAATTCTTCGTCTTCGGAGCAAAGACAGAGAGCTTTGAGCCGGAGGAGCCAACTAAGGTTGACTTAGAGCTAAAACACCTAACCCTGGGAATAATTCCAGTCGGATGGAGATTCGTTAGGAGGAGCGAGGAGGCGGTGGATTGGATAAAGAAGAATGCAGAGCTTTATGAGATAAACGGCGTTTACTTTCTCGCTTCAAAGCTCTGGACGGTTTTCACTCCTTTAGACGTTGGATTACCTCTTTTAAAGCTAATGCTACCAGGAATGGCTTGGGTTGCCAGGGAGAGGGGAGAGGAGGAGTTCGAGGTGATGTTACCTAGTGGAGTTAAACCCCTCCTCCCTGGGATAAAAAGGTTAAACCTTTATCTTTGGGATGAAACAGAGAATCCGAACGTCCTCGTGTTTAGAAAGGAGGTGAGGGTATGA
- a CDS encoding PIN domain-containing protein, whose protein sequence is MVVLDTSIVIDRVKRKDEIKENITGITFVEYPAIIRYKKFHGNVLFPTFEDFLLAHKIQERLLKIGKPKAFADLLIASICISNNEELITKDKDFLDIARVSNLRVKVIDV, encoded by the coding sequence ATGGTTGTATTAGATACAAGCATTGTTATAGATCGGGTTAAAAGAAAGGACGAAATAAAAGAAAACATAACAGGGATAACTTTCGTTGAGTATCCAGCGATAATAAGATATAAGAAATTCCATGGAAATGTTCTCTTTCCAACCTTTGAAGACTTTCTCTTAGCTCACAAGATTCAGGAGAGACTTTTGAAAATTGGAAAACCGAAGGCTTTTGCTGACTTACTAATTGCCTCAATTTGTATCAGTAATAATGAGGAACTGATAACAAAGGATAAAGACTTTCTAGACATTGCAAGGGTATCAAATCTAAGGGTTAAAGTTATTGATGTTTGA
- a CDS encoding ATP-binding protein, whose translation MIRKFVNRKRELKVLERAWEEGFRLFVVYGRRRVGKTALLRKFLENKRGIYFLCSQRGYEKDLKRFSQEISSFIGAPVRFESFKDAFKFLRGQGKLLVIFDEFPYLIEADKGVISEFQEIVDIVLEGSEITIILCGSSVGMMEREILSYKSPLYGRASGVLKVKPFRFFDMVEWFGKDFERLLRLYGVTWGIPKYMEFFKTGSDDEIINNFFNPSAFLFNEARLLLMEELRNPTRYMQIIEAIAMGKTRLNEIAQYVGIEAKDLSTYLRVLSNLGIVRREVPITERKAKRGIYVIEDEYFRFYHRFVSPHYEEIDSLNPEPAIRDFLRNFNTYLGKTFEKVAREFLIEVNKHGGLPFKFMEIGKWWQRSEEIDLLALNRGEKKVLLVEVKWKELGEKEARGVLKDLERKGELVGLENWQKYYGLIAKGIKCKELLKSEGWLLWDLKDFENLNSNKKL comes from the coding sequence ATGATTCGAAAATTTGTAAACCGGAAGAGAGAGCTCAAAGTCTTAGAAAGGGCATGGGAAGAAGGCTTTCGGCTTTTCGTGGTCTATGGAAGGAGAAGAGTGGGAAAGACTGCCCTTTTGAGGAAATTCTTGGAGAACAAAAGGGGCATATATTTTCTCTGCTCCCAGAGGGGATATGAGAAAGACCTCAAGAGATTTTCCCAGGAAATAAGTTCTTTCATCGGTGCTCCGGTAAGATTCGAAAGCTTTAAGGATGCATTCAAGTTCCTAAGAGGGCAGGGAAAGCTTTTGGTTATTTTTGATGAGTTCCCTTACCTGATAGAGGCAGATAAGGGCGTTATATCCGAGTTTCAGGAGATTGTGGATATAGTGCTTGAAGGTTCAGAGATCACCATTATCCTCTGCGGTTCGAGCGTTGGAATGATGGAGCGTGAGATTCTCAGCTACAAGAGCCCTCTCTATGGGCGGGCAAGTGGAGTTCTGAAGGTCAAACCATTCCGCTTCTTCGATATGGTCGAATGGTTTGGAAAGGACTTTGAGAGGCTTTTAAGACTCTACGGTGTCACGTGGGGGATCCCTAAATACATGGAATTCTTCAAAACGGGGAGTGATGATGAGATCATCAACAACTTCTTTAACCCGAGTGCATTTCTTTTTAACGAGGCGAGGCTTCTCCTCATGGAAGAACTGAGGAATCCAACCAGATACATGCAGATCATCGAGGCCATAGCCATGGGAAAAACCAGGCTTAACGAGATCGCTCAGTACGTTGGAATTGAGGCCAAAGACCTATCTACATATCTTAGGGTGCTTTCGAATCTTGGAATTGTGAGGCGGGAGGTTCCGATAACAGAGAGGAAAGCCAAAAGAGGGATTTATGTTATAGAAGATGAGTACTTCCGTTTTTATCACCGCTTCGTCAGTCCGCATTATGAGGAGATAGACTCCCTTAACCCCGAGCCGGCAATTCGGGATTTCCTAAGGAACTTCAACACCTATCTTGGAAAGACCTTCGAAAAAGTAGCCAGGGAATTTTTAATAGAAGTAAATAAGCATGGAGGGTTGCCGTTTAAATTTATGGAGATCGGGAAGTGGTGGCAGAGAAGTGAGGAGATTGACCTTCTTGCGCTGAACAGAGGAGAAAAAAAGGTCTTGCTGGTGGAGGTAAAGTGGAAGGAATTAGGCGAGAAAGAGGCGAGAGGAGTTTTAAAAGATTTAGAGCGTAAAGGTGAGCTTGTTGGGTTAGAAAACTGGCAGAAGTACTATGGGTTGATAGCAAAGGGCATTAAATGTAAGGAACTCCTTAAAAGTGAGGGCTGGCTCCTGTGGGATTTGAAGGACTTTGAGAATTTGAATTCCAATAAAAAACTCTAA